The following proteins come from a genomic window of Musa acuminata AAA Group cultivar baxijiao chromosome BXJ1-7, Cavendish_Baxijiao_AAA, whole genome shotgun sequence:
- the LOC135679332 gene encoding transcription factor CSA-like isoform X2 has translation MGHQPQKSEAKMRLFSSPPSPSPSPSSRKGLPDIVAQSERDERGMSSGRRDHGQAKLSVRGHWKPSEDAKLMDLVARYGPQNWNFIADKLNGRSGKSCRLRWFNQLDPKINKTAFSEEEEEKLVASHRIYGNKWALMARLFPGRTDNAVKNQWHVLMARKEREQGSGCRRRKALPQRTEVSSGHNNAWSGESSITSSRDESSSTCTGSRAMPCFLKDFGMAQQQQPLQLCFGSGYSFGNETSEGSAVDHCSNVFLPSETDGDRKKKCIPFIDFMGVGV, from the exons ATGGGGCACCAGCCGCAGAAATCCGAGGCGAAGATGAGGCTTTTCTCTTCGCCACCATCACCATCACCGTCACCTTCGTCTCGTAAAGGTTTGCCTGACATTGTTGCACAGAGTGAACGAGATGAGAGGGGGATGTCAAGTGGAAGAAGAGATCACGGGCAGGCCAAGCTAAGCGTCAGAGGCCATTGGAAACCATCAGAGGATGCCAAGCTTATGGATCTTGTCGCCCGATACGGCCCCCAAAACTGGAACTTTATTGCCGACAAGCTAAATGGAAGATCAG GAAAGAGCTGCCGGCTAAGGTGGTTCAACCAACTGGATCCAAAAATCAACAAGACAGCCTTcagtgaggaagaagaggagaagcttGTCGCCTCCCACAGGATTTACGGGAACAAATGGGCGCTTATGGCGAGGCTTTTCCCTGGGAGGACAGACAATGCCGTCAAGAACCAGTGGCATGTGCTCATGGCCAGGAAAGAGAGGGAGCAAGGCAGCGGCTGTAGGAGGAGGAAGGCGTTGCCGCAGAGAACGGAGGTGAGCAGCGGGCATAACAATGCGTGGAGTGGCGAGTCCTCCATCACCAGCTCCAGAGATGAGTCTTCCTCGACTTGCACTGGTAGCAGGGCCATGCCCTGTTTCTTGAAGGACTTTGGAATGGCACAGCAGCAACAGCCATTGCAGCTCTGCTTTG GAAGCGGATACAGTTTCGGGAATGAAACTTCTGAAGGATCAGCAGTCGACCATTGCAGCAATGTCTTCCTGCCAAGTGAAACTGATGGTGATCGAAAGAAGAAGTGCATTCCCTTCATCGATTTCATGGGTGTTGGAGTTTAG
- the LOC135679332 gene encoding transcription factor CSA-like isoform X1, whose translation MGHQPQKSEAKMRLFSSPPSPSPSPSSRKGLPDIVAQSERDERGMSSGRRDHGQAKLSVRGHWKPSEDAKLMDLVARYGPQNWNFIADKLNGRSGKSCRLRWFNQLDPKINKTAFSEEEEEKLVASHRIYGNKWALMARLFPGRTDNAVKNQWHVLMARKEREQGSGCRRRKALPQRTEVSSGHNNAWSGESSITSSRDESSSTCTGSRAMPCFLKDFGMAQQQQPLQLCFGVFHSLLLLLLLLSRCQLSPYASGASVFLFASPVQEADTVSGMKLLKDQQSTIAAMSSCQVKLMVIERRSAFPSSISWVLEFSFSSRNEFNKSASCTESLKRIKRVKSGNKHKKNEKNKKKK comes from the exons ATGGGGCACCAGCCGCAGAAATCCGAGGCGAAGATGAGGCTTTTCTCTTCGCCACCATCACCATCACCGTCACCTTCGTCTCGTAAAGGTTTGCCTGACATTGTTGCACAGAGTGAACGAGATGAGAGGGGGATGTCAAGTGGAAGAAGAGATCACGGGCAGGCCAAGCTAAGCGTCAGAGGCCATTGGAAACCATCAGAGGATGCCAAGCTTATGGATCTTGTCGCCCGATACGGCCCCCAAAACTGGAACTTTATTGCCGACAAGCTAAATGGAAGATCAG GAAAGAGCTGCCGGCTAAGGTGGTTCAACCAACTGGATCCAAAAATCAACAAGACAGCCTTcagtgaggaagaagaggagaagcttGTCGCCTCCCACAGGATTTACGGGAACAAATGGGCGCTTATGGCGAGGCTTTTCCCTGGGAGGACAGACAATGCCGTCAAGAACCAGTGGCATGTGCTCATGGCCAGGAAAGAGAGGGAGCAAGGCAGCGGCTGTAGGAGGAGGAAGGCGTTGCCGCAGAGAACGGAGGTGAGCAGCGGGCATAACAATGCGTGGAGTGGCGAGTCCTCCATCACCAGCTCCAGAGATGAGTCTTCCTCGACTTGCACTGGTAGCAGGGCCATGCCCTGTTTCTTGAAGGACTTTGGAATGGCACAGCAGCAACAGCCATTGCAGCTCTGCTTTGGTGTGTTccactctcttcttcttcttcttcttcttctctctcgatGTCAGTTAAGCCCATATGCCTCGGGAGCTTCGGTTTTCTTGTTTGCTTCTCCTGTGCAGGAAGCGGATACAGTTTCGGGAATGAAACTTCTGAAGGATCAGCAGTCGACCATTGCAGCAATGTCTTCCTGCCAAGTGAAACTGATGGTGATCGAAAGAAGAAGTGCATTCCCTTCATCGATTTCATGGGTGTTGGAGTTTAGCTTTTCTTCAAGGAATGAATTCAACAAGTCTGCTTCATGCACAGAGTCACTAAAAAGAATTAAGAGAGTAAAAAGTGGGAACAAGCACAAGAAGAacgagaagaacaagaagaagaagtga
- the LOC103992485 gene encoding zinc finger protein VAR3, chloroplastic — MGGVARLLVLLATPFPRPSALRLARHRAVPLAALSAAASTASSYSSHHFRPLHPRLRLGFSVVTAERFHTQLAGARDDHGEAVASAPTSHAGSMRSWPEWRKLVDYLVAGGYYDRQDSVAVGEEDDDSLLAGEDLTEEFVKAVQACLSFARDKPDLLRMLAKKDIEIIVENGSPFLFKNGANSVRRLQSFVVADGTKVLESERAQTVDIMRYLLSYACSSTATRDESFLTTRDLTETAIRSLLAQLFRLSVTSPEARLTEMTPRQTVTKQHFSRPTWQTIEMKRGDWICPKCSFMNFARNMGCLECNEARPKKILSDGEWECPQCDFFNFSRNMSCLRCDFKRPGGSPFGTAPSDAHLGYNGSSTVEQILKRSNLDKSEIERKLAANDEKAERWFSKISQLDDSADLSSAIDDEDFPEIMPMRKGMNRFVVSTRKTPLERRLANAQNRSNLGNSGFSEGHELQPGRSNGMNSHKPSESSISQMLDRILGRSSTSSETSHPVVAGGDNSSTGSRFSSSDYRQGMVNQRTDPDSVPFVPLPADMFSKNSNPDNKQSLNTEDSASAKASQLGDPVFKESESSAESRDSDSFDASKGWSKKVTELDNVRDMANAISDDDFPEIMPMRKGENRFIVSKKKDRSLTSLQYKRRIAMEQANSGNFVPFVPFPPDYFAKKDKQPETSPTEGSTLHEKARSETEKSEESMTGVANSESGGNATWQPENWSANQSYHGTTSTNPPSMDLTYRKMDAYNVGGSANSAQPLNTSWRNQSEIPSNDFSQKNTHSGPSVSASTQQTENSKSASESWKPSFSGKSLEGSAVTEPDPLDMSEEAKAARWFRRAAQIKDISELSNIPDEDFPEIMPMRKGVNRFVVSKRKTPLERRLTSPQYRRSLPIVRSEPDEDAN; from the exons ATGGGCGGCGTCGCTAGGCTCCTCGTTCTCCTTGCCACCCCTTTCCCTCGCCCCTCCGCTCTCCGCCTCGCCCGCCACCGCGCCGTGCCCCTTGCCGCCCTGTCCGCCGCCGCCAGCACCGCTTCCTCCTATTCGTCCCATCACTTCCGCCCATTACACCCGCGTCTTCGGCTTGGTTTCTCGGTTGTAACTGCAGAGCGGTTCCACACCCAGTTGGCCGGCGCCAGGGACGACCATGGCGAGGCGGTGGCCTCGGCGCCGACCTCCCACGCCGGTTCCATGCGTTCTTGGCCGGAGTGGAGGAAACTTGTTGATTATCTAGTCGCCGGAGGTTACTATGATAGGCAGGACTCCGTGGCTGTTGGGGAGGAAGATGATGATTCGTTATTGGCTGGAGAGGATCTGACCGAGGAATTTGTGAAGGCTGTCCAAGCCTGCCTTTCTTTTGCAAGAGATAAACCTGATTTGTTGAG GATGCTGGCAAAGAAAGATATCGAGATTATTGTGGAGAATGGCTCGCCATTCTTGTTTAAGAATGGTGCAAATTCAGTAAGGCGTTTGCAGTCATTCGTGGTTGCTGATGGAACCAAA GTGCTTGAATCTGAGAGGGCACAGACTGTTGACATTATGCGATATTTGTTGAGCTATGCATGTAGTTCTACTGCAACTCGTGACGAGAGCTTCTTAACAACTAGAGACCTTACTGAAACAGCTATTCGAAGTCTGTTGGCTCAGCTATTTAGATTGAGTGTTACAAGTCCAGAGGCCAGGTTAACTGAGATGACTCCTAGACAAACTGTCACAAAGCAGCACTTCTCCAGGCCTACTTGGCAAACTATTGAAATGAAAAGAGGTGACTGGATCTGCCCAAA ATGTAGTTTCATGAATTTTGCGAGGAATATGGGATGTCTTGAATGCAATGAAGCACGACCAAAAAAGATCTTGAGTGATGGAGAGTGGGAGTGTCCTCA ATGTGATTTCTTCAATTTTTCAAGGAACATGTCTTGCTTAAGGTGTGACTTCAAACGTCCCGGAGGAAGCCCATTTGGTACTGCTCCCTCAGATGCTCATTTAGGATATAATGGAAGTTCAACTGTTGAGCAGATCCTTAAACGAAGCAACCTTGATAAGTCTGAAATTGAGCGGAAGTTGGCTGCCAATGATGAGAAGGCAGAAAGATGGTTCAGTAAAATTTCCCAGCTAGATGATTCTGCAGATTTGAGCAGTGCAATAGATGATGAGGATTTCCCAGAGATCATGCCCATGCGGAAAGGGATGAACAGGTTTGTTGTTAGCACAAGAAAAACACCCTTAGAAAGGAGGTTGGCTAATGCTCAGAACAGAAGTAACTTGGGAAATTCTGGCTTTTCTGAGGGTCATGAGTTACAGCCTGGTCGATCAAATGGAATGAACTCCCATAAACCTTCAGAATCTTCAATCAGTCAGATGTTGGACAGGATACTTGGTCGCTCATCAACTTCATCAGAAACAAGCCATCCGGTGGTTGCGGGAGGGGATAATTCTTCTACTGGGAGTAGATTTAGTTCTTCAGATTATAGGCAGGGAATGGTAAACCAAAGGACAGATCCTGATTCTGTACCTTTTGTGCCTTTACCTGCAGATATGTTTAGTAAAAATTCTAATCCAGATAATAAACAATCTCTAAATACAGAAGATTCAGCATCTGCAAAAGCTAGCCAGCTGGGTGATCCTGTGTTTAAGGAGTCTGAAAGCTCAGCTGAAAGCAGGGACAGTGATTCCTTTGACGCTTCCAAGGGATGGTCTAAGAAAGTCACAGAGCTTGATAATGTCAGGGATATGGCAAATGCCATATCTGATGATGACTTTCCAGAAATCATGCCCATGCGTAAAGGTGAGAATCGATTCATAGTCAGCAAAAAGAAAGATCGTTCTCTAACAtcactacaatacaagaggcggATAGCCATGGAGCAGGCCAATAGTGGCAATTTTGTTCCCTTTGTACCGTTTCCGCCAGACTACTTTGCGAAGAAAGATAAGCAGCCTGAAACTTCTCCGACTGAAGGCTCTACATTGCATGAGAAGGCTCGGAGTGAGACTGAGAAGTCTGAAGAGTCCATGACTGGTGTTGCTAACTCGGAATCTGGTGGAAATGCAACCTGGCAGCCGGAGAATTGGTCTGCCAATCAGTCTTACCATGGGACTACTAGCACAAACCCTCCCAGTATGGATTTGACTTACCGTAAAATGGATGCTTATAATGTTGGAGGCTCTGCAAATTCAGCTCAACCACTGAATACCTCATGGAGAAACCAGAGTGAGATCCCAAGCAATGATTTCTCTCAAAAGAACACGCATAGTGGTCCTAGCGTTTCTGCCAGTACTCAGCAGACAGAAAATTCTAAAAGTGCGAGTGAGAGCTGGAAACCGAGCTTTAGCGGAAAGAGCTTAGAAGGATCTGCCGTCACCGAACCTGATCCTCTTGACATGTCGGAGGAGGCAAAAGCAGCAAGATGGTTCCGTCGAGCCGCTCAGATAAAAGATATCTCCGAACTCAGCAACATTCCTGATGAAGATTTCCCAGAGATAATGCCTATGAGAAAGGGGGTGAACAGATTTGTTGTGAGCAAAAGGAAGACACCATTGGAGAGGAGGCTGACATCTCCTCAATACAGAAGAAGCCTGCCTATCGTTAGATCTGAGCCCGATGAAGATGCCAACTGA
- the LOC103992486 gene encoding uncharacterized protein LOC103992486 isoform X1 codes for MAAASLSGVHVAGLVEIGFQFLRGDPDRLILRGMGRIRAVLLAVVFLAAEMPQLLGSPVTGPAFLWSPQHFGSSQHDNEEFVDYRTFSPKDLAKSVLSEGGWSNVVCTREKLNDNMDVAVVFVGRKLQTSDISSIKQPDPSLIDILKLSFTTSNFSMAFPYVAIDEQEMLENSLVKGFAENCGQGLGVNRIAYLDSCSLDGGNKKLEGLHSVHDILASRISGKMDLIVLCSGDSKESDRTPSEGEALSNVVDMLKQSGAKYTILYASRPYRTTQYPAHLAVRFLAESPQGQASANSTCDGVCQIKSSLLEGIFVAIVLLIILISGLCCMIGIDTPSRFETPQES; via the exons ATGGCCGCTGCTTCTTTAAGCGGAGTCCACGTCGCTGGCCTCGTCGAGATTGGATTCCAGTTCTTGAGGGGCGATCCCGATCGGCTCATATTGAGG GGGATGGGGAGAATTAGGGCTGTCCTGTTAGCAGTGGTGTTCCTTGCGGCAGAGATGCCGCAGTTGTTGGGATCCCCTGTCACGGGGCCTGCTTTTCTTTGGTCGCCTCAACATTTTGG ATCATCACAGCATGACAATGAAGAATTTGTTGACTACCGAACATTCTCCCCAAAGGATTTGGCAAAATCGGTTTTGTCTGAAGGAGGTTGGTCAAATGTTGTG TGCACTCGGGAAAAACTTAATGATAACATGGATGTTGCTGTTGTTTTTGTTGGAAGAAAG TTACAAACATCAGATATCTCTAGTATTAAACAACCAGATCCTTCTTTGATAGACATTCTAAAG CTCTCGTTCACAACTTCAAACTTCTCTATGGCATTTCCATATGTTGCCATAGATGAACAGGAGATGCTGGAAAATTCTTTAGTAAAAGGTTTTGCAGAAAATTGTGGACAAGGGTTAGGAGTGAATCGGATTGCATACTTGGACTCCTGTTCTCTCGATGGTGGAAACAAGAAACTTGAAGGCCTACATTCTGTTCAT GATATTTTGGCTTCAAGAATAAGTGGGAAgatggatttgattgttttgtgcAGTGGAGACTCTAAAGAATCAGACCGCACTCCATCAGAAG GGGAGGCTTTATCTAATGTAGTCGATATGCTAAAGCAGTCTGGTGCCAAGTATACGATTCTCTATGCTTCGAGACCATACAGGACAACTCAGTACCCCGCCCATTTGGCAGTAAGGTTTCTTGCAGAAAGCCCTCAAGGCCAAGCATCTGCTAACTCAACTTGTGATGGAGTTTGCCAAATAAAATCATCACTCCTTGAAGGGATATTTGTG GCAATTGTGCTGCTCATAATTTTGATATCAGGACTGTGTTGTATGATTGGAATTGACACACCTTCAAGATTTGAGACTCCGCAAGAATCTTGA
- the LOC103992486 gene encoding uncharacterized protein LOC103992486 isoform X2, whose protein sequence is MGRIRAVLLAVVFLAAEMPQLLGSPVTGPAFLWSPQHFGSSQHDNEEFVDYRTFSPKDLAKSVLSEGGWSNVVCTREKLNDNMDVAVVFVGRKLQTSDISSIKQPDPSLIDILKLSFTTSNFSMAFPYVAIDEQEMLENSLVKGFAENCGQGLGVNRIAYLDSCSLDGGNKKLEGLHSVHDILASRISGKMDLIVLCSGDSKESDRTPSEGEALSNVVDMLKQSGAKYTILYASRPYRTTQYPAHLAVRFLAESPQGQASANSTCDGVCQIKSSLLEGIFVAIVLLIILISGLCCMIGIDTPSRFETPQES, encoded by the exons ATGGGGAGAATTAGGGCTGTCCTGTTAGCAGTGGTGTTCCTTGCGGCAGAGATGCCGCAGTTGTTGGGATCCCCTGTCACGGGGCCTGCTTTTCTTTGGTCGCCTCAACATTTTGG ATCATCACAGCATGACAATGAAGAATTTGTTGACTACCGAACATTCTCCCCAAAGGATTTGGCAAAATCGGTTTTGTCTGAAGGAGGTTGGTCAAATGTTGTG TGCACTCGGGAAAAACTTAATGATAACATGGATGTTGCTGTTGTTTTTGTTGGAAGAAAG TTACAAACATCAGATATCTCTAGTATTAAACAACCAGATCCTTCTTTGATAGACATTCTAAAG CTCTCGTTCACAACTTCAAACTTCTCTATGGCATTTCCATATGTTGCCATAGATGAACAGGAGATGCTGGAAAATTCTTTAGTAAAAGGTTTTGCAGAAAATTGTGGACAAGGGTTAGGAGTGAATCGGATTGCATACTTGGACTCCTGTTCTCTCGATGGTGGAAACAAGAAACTTGAAGGCCTACATTCTGTTCAT GATATTTTGGCTTCAAGAATAAGTGGGAAgatggatttgattgttttgtgcAGTGGAGACTCTAAAGAATCAGACCGCACTCCATCAGAAG GGGAGGCTTTATCTAATGTAGTCGATATGCTAAAGCAGTCTGGTGCCAAGTATACGATTCTCTATGCTTCGAGACCATACAGGACAACTCAGTACCCCGCCCATTTGGCAGTAAGGTTTCTTGCAGAAAGCCCTCAAGGCCAAGCATCTGCTAACTCAACTTGTGATGGAGTTTGCCAAATAAAATCATCACTCCTTGAAGGGATATTTGTG GCAATTGTGCTGCTCATAATTTTGATATCAGGACTGTGTTGTATGATTGGAATTGACACACCTTCAAGATTTGAGACTCCGCAAGAATCTTGA
- the LOC135679333 gene encoding protein SLOW WALKER 1-like produces MADELKPFFPVESAHHVKPPPPRRAQSLTPESRFWRSFRHSELASGLILPVTALEFSPVAPYHVAAACSAAVHLFDGAASPSLAPLPHSPLSGFSDVAYSPSFRCDGALLAAGGESGLVQVFRVDKAGPPLRRLRAHARPVRVVRYPRVADKIHLFSGGDDALLAYWDVPSEAQVVSFPGAHRDYIRAGSASPTSPEVFATGSYDHTVKLWDVRVPPGSNLLLGFSHGDPVESVLFLPSGGLLATAGGNVVKIWDIISGGKLTHTIESHNKTVTALCLGRIKNESPSDDGGEPRLLSVSIDGYMKSFDFATFKITHSMRYPAQLLSVGFSPSGNARLVGTSDGVIYMGMKKTKKQEEANGTNAASELDGFIPEPENQVLRPTNYRYFHRGKSEKPQDTDYVIPRAAKVKLAEHDKLLKKFWHKEALVVALSKKSASSVVAVMEELVARKKLLKCVANLDVDELRLLLRFLHKNATSPRHARFLMGLTKKVLEMRSDDIQSNNNLRIYVRNLKRVIAEEIQIQRSLQEIQGMISPLLVIAGR; encoded by the coding sequence ATGGCGGACGAGTTGAAGCCTTTCTTTCCCGTGGAATCCGCGCACCACGTCAAGCCGCCTCCGCCCCGACGGGCACAATCCCTTACCCCGGAGTCCCGCTTCTGGCGCTCCTTCCGCCACTCCGAGCTCGCCTCCGGCCTCATCCTCCCCGTTACCGCCCTCGAGTTCTCGCCGGTTGCGCCCTACCACGTCGCCGCTGCCTGCTCTGCCGCCGTCCACCTCTTCGACGGCGCCGCATCCCCTTCCCTCGCGCCCCTCCCCCACTCCCCCCTCTCCGGCTTCTCCGACGTCGCCTACTCCCCCTCCTTCCGCTGCGATGGCGCCCTCCTCGCTGCCGGCGGTGAGTCCGGACTCGTCCAGGTCTTCCGCGTTGACAAGGCCGGCCCGCCCCTCCGCCGCCTCCGCGCACACGCCCGCCCCGTCCGCGTCGTACGGTACCCCCGAGTGGCTGATAAGATCCACCTCTTCTCCGGCGGCGACGACGCCCTCCTCGCCTATTGGGACGTGCCCTCCGAGGCCCAGGTGGTCTCCTTTCCTGGCGCCCACCGCGACTACATCCGCGCCGGGTCCGCCTCCCCCACCAGCCCCGAGGTCTTCGCGACCGGCTCCTATGACCACACCGTCAAGCTCTGGGATGTCCGTGTCCCGCCCGGTTCGAACCTCTTGCTGGGCTTCAGCCACGGGGATCCCGTTGAGAGCGTGCTCTTCTTGCCTTCGGGCGGACTTCTTGCCACCGCAGGTGGTAACGTGGTCAAGATCTGGGATATCATTAGCGGTGGGAAGCTGACTCACACGATAGAGAGCCACAACAAGACAGTCACTGCCTTATGTCTCGGAAGGATCAAGAATGAGAGCCCCAGCGACGACGGTGGGGAACCGAGGCTTCTCAGCGTCTCCATCGATGGGTACATGAAGAGCTTCGATTTTGCGACCTTCAAGATCACTCACTCGATGAGGTACCCGGCCCAGCTCTTGTCAGTCGGGTTCTCCCCATCCGGCAATGCTCGGCTTGTTGGGACATCTGATGGGGTCATTTACATGGGtatgaagaagacgaagaagcaaGAGGAGGCAAACGGGACAAATGCTGCTAGTGAGCTTGATGGGTTCATTCCTGAACCTGAGAATCAAGTTCTGAGGCCAACGAACTATAGATACTTTCACAGAGGCAAGAGCGAGAAGCCACAGGATACAGATTATGTCATTCCAAGGGCAGCAAAGGTGAAGCTTGCCGAACATGATAAGCTTTTGAAGAAATTTTGGCACAAGGAGGCGCTTGTTGTGGCACTGAGTAAAAAGAGCGCAAGTAGTGTAGTTGCTGTGATGGAGGAGCTGGTGGCTAGGAAGAAGCTGCTCAAGTGTGTGGCAAACTTGGACGTCGATGAGCTTAGATTGCTCCTACGTTTTCTGCACAAGAATGCTACGTCCCCACGGCATGCAAGGTTTCTGATGGGCTTGACAAAGAAGGTTCTTGAGATGCGTTCAGATGATATTCAGTCTAACAACAATTTGAGGATCTACGTTAGGAATCTTAAGCGCGTGATTGCAGAAGAAATCCAAATACAGCGCTCTTTGCAAGAGATTCAAGGAATGATTTCTCCTCTGCTTGTAATAGCTGGAAGATGA
- the LOC135679337 gene encoding NAC domain-containing protein 58-like, whose protein sequence is MSSAGMLLPPGFRFHPTDEELILHYLGNRAASLPCPVSVIAEVDIYKFDPWELPAKATFGDGEWYFFSPRERKYPNGYRPNRAAASGYWKATGIDKPVVTSSGNSYIGVKKALVFYKGRPPKGVKTNWIMHEYRLAEPPSKNSYKPIELRDLSMKLDDWVLCRIYKRNSSSTQSSAVEDVFVPTPSITTHQSLSELLLDAADYSDVLGLENRHDIDSSRIHSSRLPHNLKRQWVADGCFGDRYEALSSPAKRPTGSRIGTDLIDDFEFDLCNPQLISYSSHLAWQ, encoded by the exons ATGTCGAGTGCAGGTATGTTGCTTCCGCCGGGGTTCCGCTTCCACCCCACCGACGAGGAACTCATCCTTCACTACCTCGGCAACCGAGCCGCCTCGCTGCCGTGCCCCGTCTCCGTCATCGCCGAGGTCGACATCTACAAGTTCGACCCGTGGGAGCTCCCCG CCAAAGCCACCTTCGGCGACGgagagtggtacttcttcagcccCAGGGAGCGGAAGTACCCCAACGGGTACCGCCCCAACCGGGCGGCGGCGTCCGGGTACTGGAAGGCGACCGGGATCGACAAGCCTGTGGTCACCAGCTCAGGCAACTCCTATATTGGAGTGAAGAAGGCGCTCGTCTTCTACAAGGGGAGACCTCCGAAGGGTGTCAAGACGAACTGGATCATGCACGAGTATCGCCTTGCTGAACCACCGAGCAAGAACAGCTACAAGCCCATCGAGCTCAGAGACCTCTCCATGAAG CTGGACGATTGGGTTCTTTGCCGAATCTACAAGAGGAACAGCAGCAGCACTCAGTCCTCAGCTGTGGAGGATGTCTTCGTCCCAACTCCATCAATCACGACGCATCAATCCCTGTCGGAGCTCCTCCTCGACGCTGCCGACTACTCCGACGTGCTCGGTCTAGAGAACCGCCACGACATCGACAGTAGTAGGATTCACAGCAGTCGTCTCCCTCACAACCTGAAGCGCCAATGGGTAGCAGATGGCTGCTTCGGAGACCGCTATGAAGCGTTGTCATCTCCTGCAAAGAGACCAACGGGGTCGAGAATTGGCACCGACCTGATCGACGACTTCGAGTTCGATCTCTGCAATCCTCAACTGATATCATACTCCTCCCACTTGGCCTGGCAATGA
- the LOC135679335 gene encoding NAC domain-containing protein 2-like, with protein MGRKRDAEAELNLPPGFRFHPTDEELVVHYLCRKIACQRPAVPIIAEIDLYKYDPWELPDKSLFGQREWYFFTPRDRKYPNGSRPNRSAGKGYWKATGADKPISPKGSNRTVGIKKALVFYSGKAPRGVKTDWIMHEYRVADTNRKSNKGSLRLDDWVLCRLYNKKNTWEKMQQQQKEETSFGLTMDSLDDTGSDSFRTPESDVENDDVLPDFDDLGYPSQASTGGQALSTSRAVGLQMVEKIEKEDEWFMDLKLDDLQSSFMGFGSTPSMDATNQDYYFQSFAPPMHRPSGTNMLPF; from the exons ATGGGAAGGAAGAGAGATGCTGAGGCCGAGCTCAACCTGCCACCGGGGTTCCGGTTCCACCCCACCGACGAGGAGCTCGTCGTGCACTACCTGTGCAGGAAGATAGCCTGCCAGCGCCCGGCCGTACCTATCATCGCCGAGATCGATCTCTACAAATATGACCCTTGGGAATTACCAG ACAAATCATTGTTTGGACAAAGGGAGTGGTATTTCTTCACCCCCCGTGACCGCAAGTACCCAAACGGCTCAAGGCCGAACCGAAGTGCCGGGAAGGGATACTGGAAGGCAACTGGTGCCGATAAGCCGATCTCGCCCAAGGGGAGCAACAGGACCGTTGGGATCAAGAAAGCTTTGGTCTTTTACTCCGGGAAGGCACCACGAGGAGTGAAGACGGACTGGATCATGCATGAATACAGAGTGGCTGATACAAACCGCAAATCCAATAAGGGAAGCCTCAGG TTGGACGACTGGGTTCTTTGCCGGCTATACAACAAGAAGAACACCTGGGAGAAGATGCAGCAGCAGCAAAAGGAGGAGACATCCTTCGGATTGACCATGGATTCATTGGACGATACAGGGTCGGACAGCTTCAGGACGCCAGAATCCGATGTCGAAAACGATGATGTGCTGCCAGACTTCGATGATTTAGGTTATCCATCCCAAGCTTCTACTGGAGGACAAGCATTAAGCACCAGCAGAGCAGTAGGACTCCAGATGGTCGAAAAGATTGAGAAGGAAGATGAGTGGTTCATGGACTTGAAACTGGATGACTTGCAGAGCTCCTTCATGGGCTTCGGATCAACACCTTCCATGGATGCAACAAACCAAGATTATTACTTCCAATCCTTTGCACCTCCAATGCATAGACCAAGCGGCACCAACATGTTACCATTCTGA